From Brucella pseudogrignonensis, a single genomic window includes:
- the map gene encoding type I methionyl aminopeptidase, with translation MVTYIEATSAPMKYTGQIRLYGPDAFEGMRKVCNLTARCLDALNDIVKPGVTTNEIDRFVFEFGMDNGAFPATLNYRGYTKSTCTSINHVVCHGIPDDKPLREGDIVNIDVTYLLDSWHGDSSRMYAVGEIKRAAERLLEVTYESLLRGIEVVKPGVKTGAIGAAIQTYAEGERCSVVRDFCGHGVGQLFHDAPNILHYGTVNEGVEIKEGMIFTIEPMINLGKPGVKVLSDGWTAVTRDRSLTAQYEHTVGVTKDGCEIFTLSPKNVFGPPSMR, from the coding sequence ATACCGGGCAGATCAGGCTTTATGGCCCAGACGCCTTTGAGGGCATGCGCAAAGTCTGCAATCTTACTGCTCGTTGCCTTGATGCATTGAATGACATTGTGAAGCCAGGTGTCACCACTAATGAAATTGATCGTTTCGTTTTTGAATTCGGCATGGATAATGGCGCTTTCCCAGCGACACTGAACTATCGCGGTTACACAAAGTCCACCTGTACATCGATCAACCATGTTGTTTGCCACGGCATTCCAGATGACAAGCCTCTGCGTGAGGGTGACATCGTCAATATCGACGTGACGTATTTGCTTGATAGTTGGCATGGCGATTCAAGTCGCATGTATGCGGTTGGCGAAATCAAGCGTGCAGCCGAGCGCCTTCTTGAAGTGACCTATGAAAGCTTGTTGCGTGGCATTGAAGTTGTAAAGCCCGGCGTGAAAACGGGCGCCATTGGTGCTGCCATTCAGACCTATGCAGAAGGTGAACGCTGCTCAGTGGTACGCGATTTCTGCGGCCATGGCGTTGGTCAGCTTTTCCACGATGCACCGAATATTCTTCATTACGGCACAGTCAACGAAGGCGTTGAAATCAAAGAAGGCATGATCTTCACGATCGAGCCGATGATTAATCTTGGCAAGCCCGGCGTTAAGGTTCTTTCGGATGGCTGGACGGCCGTTACACGCGACCGCTCACTGACTGCGCAATATGAGCATACCGTTGGCGTCACCAAAGACGGATGTGAAATCTTTACGCTTTCACCGAAAAACGTTTTCGGTCCGCCATCCATGCGTTAA